A section of the Papio anubis isolate 15944 chromosome 2, Panubis1.0, whole genome shotgun sequence genome encodes:
- the GNB4 gene encoding guanine nucleotide-binding protein subunit beta-4 isoform X2 has protein sequence MDSVGRIQMRTRRTLRGHLAKIYAMHWGYDSRLLVSASQDGKLIIWDSYTTNKMHAIPLRSSWVMTCAYAPSGNFVACGGLDNICSIYNLKTREGNVRVSRELPGHTGYLSCCRFLDDSQIVTSSGDTTCALWDIETAQQTTTFTGHSGDVMSLSLSPDMRTFVSGACDASSKLWDIRDGMCRQSFTGHVSDINAVSFFPNGYAFATGSDDATCRLFDLRADQELLLYSHDNIICGITSVAFSKSGRLLLAGYDDFNCNVWDTLKGDRAGVLAGHDNRVSCLGVTDDGMAVATGSWDSFLRIWN, from the exons ATGGACTCCGTGGGTCGAATACAAATGCGAACAAGACGTACACTGAGGGGCCACCTAGCTAAAATCTATGCTATGCACTGGGGATATGATTCCAG GCTGCTAGTCAGTGCTTCCCAAGATGGAAAATTAATTATTTGGGATAGCTATACAACAAATAAG ATGCATGCTATTCCTTTGAGGTCCTCCTGGGTGATGACCTGTGCGTACGCTCCCTCTGGTAATTTTGTTGCCTGTGGAGGCTTGGACAACATCTGCTCTATATATAACTTAAAGACCAGAGAGGGAAACGTGAGAGTGAGCCGAGAGTTGCCGGGTCACACAG GGTACTTGTCCTGCTGTCGTTTTTTAGATGACAGCCAAATTGTTACAAGTTCAGGAGACACAACTTG tgCTTTATGGGACATTGAAACTGCCCAGCAGACCACCACATTCACTGGGCATTCTGGAGATGTGATGAGTCTTTCTCTGAGTCCTGACATGAGGACTTTTGTTTCTGGTGCTTGTGATGCCTCTTCCAAATTATGGGATATTCGAGATGGAATGTGTAGACAGTCTTTCACGGGACATGTCTCAGATATTAATGCTGTCAGT TTTTTCCCAAATGGATATGCCTTCGCCACTGGCTCTGATGATGCCACTTGCCGGCTCTTTGACCTTCGTGCAGATCAAGAGTTATTATTGTATTCTCATGACAATATCATCTGTGGAATCACTTCCGTAGCCTTCTCAAAAAGTGGGCGTCTCTTGTTGGCTGGTTACGATGACTTTAATTGTAACGTATGGGACACGCTAAAAGGAGATCGTGCAG gtgtcCTTGCTGGTCATGACAACCGTGTGAGCTGCTTAGGTGTAACTGATGATGGCATGGCTGTGGCAACAGGCTCTTGGGACAGTTTCCTTAGAATCTGGAATTAA
- the GNB4 gene encoding guanine nucleotide-binding protein subunit beta-4 isoform X1 has protein sequence MSELEQLRQEAEQLRNQIQDARKACNDATLVQITSNMDSVGRIQMRTRRTLRGHLAKIYAMHWGYDSRLLVSASQDGKLIIWDSYTTNKMHAIPLRSSWVMTCAYAPSGNFVACGGLDNICSIYNLKTREGNVRVSRELPGHTGYLSCCRFLDDSQIVTSSGDTTCALWDIETAQQTTTFTGHSGDVMSLSLSPDMRTFVSGACDASSKLWDIRDGMCRQSFTGHVSDINAVSFFPNGYAFATGSDDATCRLFDLRADQELLLYSHDNIICGITSVAFSKSGRLLLAGYDDFNCNVWDTLKGDRAGVLAGHDNRVSCLGVTDDGMAVATGSWDSFLRIWN, from the exons ATTACATCAAATATGGACTCCGTGGGTCGAATACAAATGCGAACAAGACGTACACTGAGGGGCCACCTAGCTAAAATCTATGCTATGCACTGGGGATATGATTCCAG GCTGCTAGTCAGTGCTTCCCAAGATGGAAAATTAATTATTTGGGATAGCTATACAACAAATAAG ATGCATGCTATTCCTTTGAGGTCCTCCTGGGTGATGACCTGTGCGTACGCTCCCTCTGGTAATTTTGTTGCCTGTGGAGGCTTGGACAACATCTGCTCTATATATAACTTAAAGACCAGAGAGGGAAACGTGAGAGTGAGCCGAGAGTTGCCGGGTCACACAG GGTACTTGTCCTGCTGTCGTTTTTTAGATGACAGCCAAATTGTTACAAGTTCAGGAGACACAACTTG tgCTTTATGGGACATTGAAACTGCCCAGCAGACCACCACATTCACTGGGCATTCTGGAGATGTGATGAGTCTTTCTCTGAGTCCTGACATGAGGACTTTTGTTTCTGGTGCTTGTGATGCCTCTTCCAAATTATGGGATATTCGAGATGGAATGTGTAGACAGTCTTTCACGGGACATGTCTCAGATATTAATGCTGTCAGT TTTTTCCCAAATGGATATGCCTTCGCCACTGGCTCTGATGATGCCACTTGCCGGCTCTTTGACCTTCGTGCAGATCAAGAGTTATTATTGTATTCTCATGACAATATCATCTGTGGAATCACTTCCGTAGCCTTCTCAAAAAGTGGGCGTCTCTTGTTGGCTGGTTACGATGACTTTAATTGTAACGTATGGGACACGCTAAAAGGAGATCGTGCAG gtgtcCTTGCTGGTCATGACAACCGTGTGAGCTGCTTAGGTGTAACTGATGATGGCATGGCTGTGGCAACAGGCTCTTGGGACAGTTTCCTTAGAATCTGGAATTAA